The Nitrosomonas cryotolerans ATCC 49181 genome includes a window with the following:
- a CDS encoding SulP family inorganic anion transporter has protein sequence MSNSTQEEIPKDGLIGLKENFKYDAVAGFLVFLLALPLSLGIAKAGEFPPAMGVLSAMIGGLFTTFFAGSQLTIKGPAAGLITICAGCVIELGGGMEGWRLALGVMVVAGALQVVLGLLKAGSLSDFFPHSAVHGMLAAIGVIIISKQFHIMLGIDPADLTGMNPVALYVEVPNSIVNANGVIAAIGLACLAVMFIWPQIKGLLAKIPAPMVVLLIAIPAAIFLDFKGTQPGHILVAVGDFWEMVGFNPDFSAISTFVFWKYVFMFLIVGSLESLLTVKAIDNLDPWKRQSNYNKDLIGLGAGNTLAAVLGGSPTISEVARSSANVDFGARTRWANFFHGFFLFIAMLLMIPVIELIPNAALAALLVYVGYRLAAPHVFFKTYKIGSEQLTIFLVTIAATVATDLLIGIASGILTKFIFHIVNGAALSNLFKARYELNESEGKYHLAFHDAVIFSNLIGFKKAFKQIQPGKTAVLDFSQAHLVDHTFMEFLNHFESEYTNAGGTVEVKGFERFQPFSSHPLSGRKAPKVRKT, from the coding sequence ATGAGTAATTCTACGCAAGAAGAAATACCTAAAGATGGTTTAATCGGGCTTAAGGAAAATTTTAAATACGATGCAGTAGCAGGCTTCCTTGTTTTCTTGTTGGCATTGCCATTGAGCCTTGGTATTGCTAAAGCAGGAGAGTTTCCACCAGCAATGGGGGTACTCAGTGCGATGATTGGTGGTTTGTTTACTACATTTTTTGCGGGCTCTCAGCTTACAATCAAGGGTCCTGCTGCTGGTTTGATTACGATTTGTGCCGGTTGCGTCATCGAGCTGGGTGGTGGCATGGAGGGGTGGCGACTTGCATTAGGCGTAATGGTAGTCGCTGGGGCACTTCAAGTTGTTCTGGGCTTGTTAAAAGCAGGTTCTTTGAGTGATTTTTTCCCGCACTCAGCTGTCCACGGTATGCTTGCGGCCATCGGGGTGATTATCATATCCAAGCAGTTCCATATTATGTTGGGAATTGATCCCGCTGATCTGACCGGAATGAATCCTGTTGCATTATATGTTGAAGTTCCCAATTCTATTGTGAATGCAAATGGAGTGATTGCGGCGATTGGTCTTGCTTGCCTGGCTGTTATGTTTATCTGGCCGCAAATAAAGGGGCTTCTTGCAAAGATCCCTGCACCCATGGTTGTATTATTAATAGCTATTCCTGCTGCAATTTTTTTAGATTTTAAGGGAACACAACCTGGACATATTTTAGTCGCTGTTGGTGATTTCTGGGAAATGGTTGGTTTTAATCCTGATTTCTCTGCCATCAGTACATTTGTATTCTGGAAATACGTGTTCATGTTTCTCATTGTTGGTAGTTTAGAGTCATTACTGACAGTTAAGGCGATAGATAACCTTGATCCTTGGAAACGACAGTCAAATTATAATAAGGATCTGATTGGATTGGGTGCAGGGAATACACTGGCTGCTGTATTAGGTGGATCGCCAACAATATCAGAGGTGGCGCGTAGCTCAGCAAACGTTGATTTTGGTGCACGTACACGCTGGGCTAATTTCTTTCATGGCTTTTTCCTTTTCATAGCCATGCTGTTGATGATTCCCGTAATCGAACTAATCCCTAATGCTGCTCTGGCTGCTTTACTGGTTTATGTGGGTTATCGCCTTGCTGCGCCACATGTGTTTTTTAAGACCTATAAGATTGGTAGTGAGCAACTAACAATTTTCCTGGTAACAATTGCGGCAACAGTGGCAACTGATTTACTCATCGGTATTGCTTCAGGTATCTTGACGAAGTTTATTTTTCATATTGTAAACGGCGCCGCATTGAGTAATCTTTTCAAAGCACGTTACGAACTGAATGAAAGCGAAGGAAAATATCACCTGGCCTTTCATGATGCGGTTATATTTTCTAATCTGATCGGATTTAAGAAAGCGTTCAAACAGATTCAGCCTGGGAAAACAGCAGTGTTAGATTTTAGTCAGGCTCATCTTGTTGACCATACTTTCATGGAGTTTCTGAATCATTTTGAATCTGAATATACCAATGCGGGCGGAACGGTTGAGGTGAAAGGATTTGAACGATTCCAACCTTTCTCAAGCCATCCATTATCAGGGAGGAAAGCGCCGAAAGTGAGAAAGACATAA
- the nudB gene encoding dihydroneopterin triphosphate diphosphatase, with the protein MYKEPVSILVIIHTLDLQILLLERADHPGYWQSITGSQNQGETLLQTAIREISEETGLNAIDYHLTDWHIQNQYEIFQEWRWRYAPTVTHNTEHVFSLLLPKPIPVSIATREHLGFTWLPWQEAEKKVFSESNAQAIRQLANQEKQKIHHY; encoded by the coding sequence ATGTATAAAGAACCTGTTTCGATTCTGGTAATAATCCATACTCTCGACTTACAAATATTATTATTAGAACGCGCTGATCATCCTGGTTACTGGCAATCGATCACAGGTAGTCAAAATCAGGGTGAAACACTATTACAAACAGCCATACGAGAAATCAGCGAAGAAACAGGTCTGAATGCTATTGATTATCACCTCACTGATTGGCATATCCAAAATCAATATGAAATTTTTCAAGAATGGCGTTGGCGCTATGCGCCGACAGTAACGCATAATACCGAACATGTATTTAGCCTGCTTTTACCCAAACCCATTCCAGTCAGCATTGCAACACGAGAACATCTTGGGTTTACCTGGTTACCTTGGCAAGAAGCAGAAAAAAAAGTTTTTTCAGAGAGTAATGCACAAGCTATACGACAATTAGCTAATCAGGAAAAGCAAAAGATTCATCATTACTAA
- the aspS gene encoding aspartate--tRNA ligase: MRTNYCGAINTRYLNETITLYGWVHRRRDHGGVIFIDLRDREGLVQTICDPDNIDAFQCAEKIRNEFVLKITGIVRRRPEGTINLTLFSGEVEVLVTTIEVLNTSLTPPFLMDDDNISEAIRLEYRYLDLRRPAMQANLRLRHKVSMAVRVFLDQNGFIDIETPMLTKSTPEGARDYLVPSRVNIGHFFALPQSPQLFKQLLMVSGFDRYYQITRCFRDEDLRADRQPEFTQIDIETSFLSQDEIMRLMEKMIRSLFTSVVSVDLPSPFPRLTYAEAIADYGSDKPDLRIPLKLIELTDVMKEVSFKVFREAAEKPDGRIAALRIPQGGKLSRKEIDDYTNFVAIYGAKGLAYIKVNTLAKGLEGLQSPILKFLSEDAVDTILTRTDAQDGDLIFFGADKAKIVNEALGALRVKIGHEHGYAESGWKPLWVVDFPMFERDEEENRWRALHHPFTSPADGHENMLESEPDKALSKAYDMVLNGSEIGGGSVRIHRKDIQSKVFQALNISNTEAQEKFSFLLEALQYGAPPHGGIAFGLDRILTMMTGAESIRDVIAFPKTQRAQCLLTHAPGTVNKQQLDELSIRLGKNKNTAA, encoded by the coding sequence ATGCGTACAAATTACTGTGGTGCCATTAATACACGATATCTAAATGAAACAATTACTCTCTATGGCTGGGTGCATCGTCGTCGGGACCATGGGGGCGTAATTTTTATTGATTTACGTGATCGTGAAGGCTTAGTACAAACAATCTGTGATCCTGACAATATAGATGCCTTTCAATGCGCAGAGAAAATTCGTAATGAATTCGTATTAAAAATAACGGGCATAGTCAGGCGACGCCCAGAAGGCACAATCAATTTAACTCTATTCAGTGGCGAAGTAGAGGTTTTGGTAACGACTATCGAAGTACTGAACACATCACTTACACCACCATTTCTAATGGATGATGACAACATAAGCGAAGCTATTCGATTGGAGTATCGCTATCTTGATTTACGTCGTCCGGCTATGCAAGCGAATCTACGTCTACGCCATAAAGTTTCAATGGCTGTACGTGTATTTCTAGACCAGAATGGTTTTATCGATATTGAAACGCCCATGCTCACCAAATCCACGCCGGAAGGCGCGCGAGATTATCTCGTACCTTCACGTGTCAATATCGGTCATTTTTTTGCTCTTCCTCAATCACCCCAATTATTCAAGCAACTTTTAATGGTATCGGGATTTGATCGTTATTATCAGATAACACGGTGTTTCCGTGATGAAGATTTGCGTGCTGACCGTCAGCCCGAATTCACCCAGATTGATATTGAAACTTCCTTTCTCAGCCAAGATGAAATCATGAGGCTGATGGAAAAAATGATTCGCAGTTTATTTACGTCTGTTGTCAGTGTTGATTTGCCCAGTCCATTTCCACGTCTCACATATGCTGAAGCTATTGCAGACTACGGCTCAGACAAACCTGATTTACGCATACCATTAAAATTAATAGAATTAACTGACGTTATGAAGGAAGTATCCTTCAAAGTATTTCGTGAAGCTGCAGAAAAGCCGGATGGGCGAATTGCGGCGTTACGTATTCCTCAAGGTGGAAAATTGTCTCGTAAGGAGATAGATGATTACACTAATTTTGTAGCTATTTATGGTGCAAAAGGCTTGGCTTATATCAAAGTAAACACCTTGGCAAAAGGCTTGGAAGGATTGCAATCCCCTATCTTGAAGTTTTTATCCGAAGATGCGGTAGATACTATTCTTACACGAACAGATGCGCAAGATGGCGACTTGATATTTTTTGGTGCAGACAAGGCAAAAATTGTTAATGAAGCATTAGGTGCTTTACGTGTCAAAATTGGACATGAACACGGCTATGCTGAATCAGGTTGGAAGCCGCTTTGGGTAGTCGATTTCCCAATGTTTGAGAGAGATGAAGAAGAAAACCGCTGGCGAGCATTACACCATCCATTTACATCTCCTGCCGATGGTCATGAAAATATGTTAGAAAGCGAGCCAGATAAAGCATTGTCTAAAGCATATGATATGGTACTCAATGGCTCAGAAATCGGTGGGGGCTCAGTACGTATTCATCGCAAGGATATTCAATCTAAAGTATTCCAGGCATTGAATATTTCGAACACAGAAGCACAGGAGAAATTTAGTTTCTTATTAGAAGCACTACAATACGGCGCACCACCGCATGGCGGCATTGCATTTGGCTTAGATCGTATTCTAACGATGATGACAGGTGCTGAGTCTATCCGCGATGTTATTGCTTTTCCAAAGACACAGCGTGCTCAATGTTTATTAACACATGCACCAGGTACGGTTAATAAACAACAACTTGACGAACTTAGTATCCGCTTAGGAAAAAATAAAAATACCGCAGCCTGA
- a CDS encoding FmdB family zinc ribbon protein, whose translation MPIYEYLCNSCGSEKEHLQKMNDAPITICPACGSNHYVKLISAAGFQLKGSGWYVTDFKNNKTSKPETKRNTGTEVKNEATTASAAGTTSTSSSSGASAANTTSSAD comes from the coding sequence GTGCCTATTTACGAATATCTTTGCAATTCATGTGGTTCTGAGAAAGAACATTTGCAAAAAATGAATGATGCACCTATTACAATTTGTCCTGCTTGTGGCAGTAACCATTACGTTAAACTGATTTCAGCAGCAGGTTTTCAATTAAAAGGAAGTGGTTGGTACGTTACTGATTTTAAGAATAATAAAACATCAAAACCAGAAACGAAGAGGAATACAGGAACCGAAGTAAAGAATGAAGCTACTACAGCAAGTGCTGCGGGTACGACGAGCACAAGTAGCAGTAGCGGCGCTAGTGCTGCTAACACAACATCTTCTGCTGACTAA
- the wecB gene encoding non-hydrolyzing UDP-N-acetylglucosamine 2-epimerase: protein MKKKIYIVAGARPNFMKIAPIVRALKTNNNLTYKIIHTGQHYDREMNEVFFEELGIPQPDTFMATGSGTHSQQTAKIMIAFEECCQTERPDAVLVVGDVNSTLACSIVAKKLSIPVAHVEAGLRSGDMTMPEEINRLVTDSISDWFFTTEPSATAHLRREGKLDSAIHHVGHVMVDNLLFQADKLARIDTTDFETSQFKTAQAAQGKQYGVITLHRPSNVDNSKMMHQIGSALMEIANELPLIFPVHPRTRSNLDKFNVDLGPNITLIGPQAYMAFLNLWKDAAVVLTDSGGLQEETTALGVPCITIRENTERPITVEQGSNVLAGTNPERIITEVRKILQNKGKRCCRPHLWDGKAAERIVAILAKELL, encoded by the coding sequence ATGAAAAAAAAAATCTATATCGTAGCGGGTGCACGGCCAAATTTTATGAAAATTGCGCCTATTGTGCGCGCTCTCAAGACGAATAATAATCTGACATATAAAATTATTCATACGGGCCAACATTATGATCGAGAAATGAATGAGGTATTTTTTGAGGAACTGGGGATTCCTCAACCAGACACTTTTATGGCAACAGGAAGTGGCACACATTCACAACAAACAGCTAAGATCATGATTGCTTTTGAAGAATGCTGTCAAACTGAAAGGCCTGATGCCGTATTAGTTGTCGGTGATGTTAACTCAACATTAGCATGCTCTATTGTAGCCAAGAAATTGAGTATTCCGGTCGCTCATGTTGAGGCTGGTCTACGAAGTGGTGACATGACTATGCCAGAAGAAATTAATCGCTTAGTAACTGATAGTATCTCAGATTGGTTTTTCACCACTGAACCGAGTGCTACAGCACACCTGCGTCGCGAGGGTAAATTAGATTCTGCAATTCATCATGTTGGACACGTCATGGTAGATAACCTACTATTTCAAGCTGATAAATTAGCACGTATTGATACGACTGATTTTGAAACCAGTCAGTTCAAAACAGCGCAGGCAGCTCAAGGCAAACAATATGGTGTTATTACACTGCACCGACCGAGTAATGTAGATAATTCCAAAATGATGCATCAAATTGGGAGTGCTTTAATGGAAATTGCAAATGAATTACCGTTGATCTTCCCGGTGCATCCTCGCACACGCAGCAATCTTGATAAATTTAATGTTGATCTTGGACCTAATATTACCTTGATTGGGCCACAAGCCTATATGGCCTTTCTGAATTTATGGAAAGATGCTGCCGTAGTACTAACTGACAGCGGCGGCTTACAGGAAGAAACAACCGCCTTGGGAGTCCCCTGTATTACTATTCGTGAAAATACCGAGCGCCCAATTACAGTAGAACAAGGCTCCAATGTACTCGCAGGTACCAATCCTGAACGAATTATTACCGAAGTACGCAAAATTCTACAGAACAAGGGTAAGCGCTGTTGCCGACCACATCTCTGGGATGGAAAGGCGGCCGAGCGAATTGTTGCAATTTTGGCAAAAGAACTTCTTTAA
- a CDS encoding TonB-dependent siderophore receptor has translation MRTFSIVFVTILNHIYAPNLGQCCDKKAPFKNILYVYVALIFLGIAVSASPNKSFAESNNGIATVKQAVRIPAGSLIDALNQFSEQVGVKLYFNSAEIQGITTSGLSGDFDIQTGLNQLLAGSNLQAVPQTNGYAITQLPAASSEARDTVTTLPSIRVAASSISRYQAVSSITATKTNTLLRDVPQSISVITNELIKDQSIQSLGDAVRYVPGVGVSQGEGNRDALVFRGNRSTGDFFIDGIRDDVQFFRDLYNIDRIEVLKGANGMIFGRGGSGGVVNRVTKEASWNPIREFSFQGGSFNKKRMTADVGQGVHDMVAFRLNAMYEDSESFREGVDIRRRGISPTITIKPANRTKIVLNMERFHDDRTADRGIPSFQGGPVKVSRSRFFGDPNRSNADVEVLSFNSFIEHKFDIGLILHNRTNYADYDKFYGNVFANSPVFSGLVSLGAYDDTTDRKNVFNQTNLLYSLDTGPISHTLLAGIEVGRQVTNSRRRTGFFNNNLRENNLFVPLSDPITKAPITFITRDQDADNHSVVDITSFYFQDQIELLPQLQAIVGVRYDLFEVDFKKRNGDSTSLKTNDGLLAPRFGIIYKPIEPVSIYASFSQAFVPRAGEQLTSIQVTRATLKPEKFTTLEAGFKWDIRSDLALTGAAYRLDRSNVITVDPNDPSLTFLTKGQRTQGVEVSLSGQLTPEWSVMGGYAFQDGEILNTESNAARKGATVAELPRNTFSIWSRYDFTPRLGAALGIINRSDMFASTDNTVRVQGFTRVDAAFFAQLSKQVRAQINIENLFDTKYIASVHNNNNLSPGSPIAVRASLIANF, from the coding sequence ATGCGCACTTTCAGTATTGTATTTGTTACTATTTTAAACCATATATACGCGCCGAATTTGGGTCAATGTTGTGATAAGAAAGCACCTTTTAAGAATATTTTGTATGTATACGTAGCCCTGATTTTCTTGGGAATAGCTGTTTCTGCCTCACCTAATAAATCTTTTGCGGAATCAAATAATGGCATTGCTACCGTTAAACAGGCAGTGAGAATTCCTGCCGGTTCATTGATAGATGCGTTGAACCAATTTTCGGAGCAGGTTGGGGTTAAGCTTTATTTTAATTCTGCAGAGATACAAGGTATAACGACATCAGGGCTATCGGGTGACTTTGATATTCAGACCGGACTAAATCAGTTGCTTGCTGGCAGTAATTTACAGGCGGTGCCACAAACAAATGGATATGCAATTACTCAATTGCCGGCAGCATCATCCGAAGCGAGGGATACTGTCACGACACTGCCTTCGATCCGAGTGGCTGCAAGTAGTATTAGTCGTTATCAGGCCGTCAGTAGTATTACTGCGACTAAAACGAATACATTGTTGCGCGATGTTCCGCAATCTATCTCTGTTATCACTAATGAATTAATTAAGGATCAATCAATCCAGAGCTTGGGTGATGCCGTGCGTTACGTACCAGGAGTCGGAGTATCGCAAGGTGAGGGTAATCGCGACGCACTTGTATTTCGTGGTAATCGTTCAACGGGTGATTTCTTTATTGACGGAATACGCGATGATGTTCAGTTTTTTCGTGATCTTTATAATATTGATCGAATTGAAGTACTGAAAGGTGCTAATGGAATGATTTTTGGTCGTGGTGGTTCAGGAGGTGTCGTTAATCGAGTAACTAAAGAAGCCAGCTGGAATCCCATTCGTGAATTTTCTTTTCAAGGTGGTTCGTTCAATAAGAAACGAATGACTGCTGATGTTGGTCAAGGCGTTCATGACATGGTTGCTTTTCGTTTGAATGCGATGTACGAGGATTCGGAAAGTTTTCGTGAGGGAGTTGATATACGGCGCCGTGGTATTTCACCGACAATAACAATCAAACCTGCTAATCGAACAAAAATTGTTCTGAATATGGAACGATTTCATGATGATCGTACGGCTGATCGAGGTATTCCTTCGTTCCAAGGAGGTCCTGTCAAGGTTTCACGATCACGGTTCTTTGGTGATCCTAATCGTAGCAATGCTGATGTCGAAGTGCTGTCATTCAATTCATTTATTGAGCATAAATTTGATATTGGACTCATACTGCATAATCGAACAAATTATGCGGATTATGATAAATTTTATGGCAATGTGTTTGCGAATTCGCCTGTCTTTTCTGGGTTAGTATCACTGGGTGCTTATGATGATACAACGGATCGTAAGAACGTATTTAACCAAACAAATTTACTCTATTCGCTTGATACCGGACCGATCAGTCATACATTGTTAGCAGGGATTGAAGTGGGTCGCCAAGTAACGAATAGCAGACGTCGCACTGGTTTTTTTAATAACAATCTAAGAGAGAATAATCTGTTTGTCCCATTGAGTGACCCCATCACCAAGGCACCTATTACATTTATAACCAGAGATCAGGATGCGGATAATCACAGTGTTGTGGATATCACCTCATTTTATTTTCAAGATCAGATTGAGTTGCTGCCACAGCTTCAAGCGATCGTTGGTGTACGTTATGATTTGTTTGAGGTCGATTTTAAGAAGAGGAATGGTGATAGTACCAGTTTAAAAACTAACGATGGGTTACTCGCACCTCGATTTGGGATTATTTATAAGCCAATTGAGCCTGTTTCGATTTATGCGAGCTTTAGTCAAGCGTTTGTGCCTCGAGCAGGTGAGCAACTGACTTCTATTCAAGTAACCCGGGCAACCCTCAAGCCAGAAAAATTTACTACATTGGAAGCGGGTTTCAAATGGGATATTCGTTCTGATTTAGCTTTGACGGGTGCTGCATATCGATTGGATCGGAGTAATGTGATTACTGTGGATCCTAATGATCCTTCTTTGACCTTTTTGACGAAAGGTCAGCGTACCCAGGGCGTTGAAGTCAGTCTAAGTGGTCAGCTGACACCAGAATGGAGCGTAATGGGTGGATATGCCTTTCAAGATGGTGAAATTCTGAATACAGAATCTAATGCGGCTAGAAAAGGCGCTACTGTTGCAGAACTGCCTCGTAATACGTTCTCAATATGGAGTCGATATGATTTTACACCTAGGCTGGGTGCTGCACTAGGTATTATTAATCGTAGTGATATGTTTGCTTCAACCGATAATACAGTTAGGGTGCAAGGTTTTACACGGGTAGATGCTGCCTTTTTTGCACAGCTTAGCAAACAGGTACGAGCCCAGATAAATATAGAAAACCTCTTTGATACTAAATATATTGCTTCGGTTCATAACAATAATAATTTATCACCAGGGTCGCCCATAGCAGTGCGTGCTTCATTGATTGCTAACTTCTAG
- a CDS encoding calcium-binding protein, with product MAVTITSRPNIGSSGLIQIIDGEEFVGFGSGGFGEDDLLIIGDETDNILTGGIGHDKIEGESGNDIITGGAGNDTLGGGPGDDDLDGQEGTDKLFGDAGNDILRAGHGHDILQGGTGNDIFGFYALGHFEVQDFTIGEDRLFFDSEKTGINNLDQLVQLITSIDQRDDGVTVGFGPDASIDLIGINLNDITADMVIFTL from the coding sequence ATGGCAGTAACTATAACGTCTCGTCCTAATATCGGTTCATCCGGACTCATTCAAATAATTGATGGTGAAGAATTTGTGGGATTTGGCTCTGGTGGTTTTGGTGAAGACGATTTACTTATCATTGGTGATGAAACTGATAATATTCTTACAGGAGGAATCGGTCATGACAAAATAGAGGGGGAAAGTGGAAACGATATTATAACTGGTGGAGCTGGAAACGACACATTAGGTGGCGGCCCGGGTGATGATGATCTTGACGGTCAAGAAGGAACCGACAAACTGTTTGGCGATGCCGGTAACGACATTCTGCGCGCCGGCCATGGTCATGATATTCTGCAAGGAGGAACCGGCAATGATATCTTCGGTTTTTATGCATTGGGACATTTCGAGGTTCAAGACTTTACGATTGGTGAAGATCGCTTGTTTTTCGATTCAGAAAAAACCGGCATTAACAATCTCGACCAGCTCGTGCAGTTAATTACCAGTATTGATCAGAGAGACGATGGTGTAACAGTCGGATTTGGTCCAGATGCATCCATCGATCTAATCGGCATTAATCTGAATGATATTACGGCTGATATGGTTATTTTTACTCTCTAA
- a CDS encoding adenylyltransferase/cytidyltransferase family protein: protein MTKKLEELLQQARNLISTGSWDEATNLLNLLKKEYPLSPLVARLWCSLASRTGRVADVPVYAAKIYVHVQDDVHKARWALIMGIANFTLLNLATAQANFSCALEHLIGLIKAGKVPKKREQSKARSNVVNIFASGAAEQLLWKTCAELASLRIQAFPFAGTLLGIVRNGRLLDFDKDLDIGVWVESLDTCCDALEKMGWSRITTGITYSNYRDYVHSEIGVTLDVCGLQQSNETRIVGGFMLPNRPAAYQRVSVYPVFNLIQRETAFGNVWFPQQPEKILTAFYGDWRTPNPYWDSVISAPNLEHYTLLVQCYAYSRLVQHWLSGDLAKAWCYAQQIGLKDPDDVLILRSRQWLEKTMSQLNQEIPAWPQNRRRRRIYTRMVADLFHEGHVNFLRAARALGEHLTVCIVPDEHVRKNKGKCPVMRQAERMALVSACRYVDMVIADSPLNTTVEFMQTHDFDLYVFACASENERVEKYKRCALLPSHMVHEIDYTPGISTSDLVIRILNGAGIPDADLIPPVS, encoded by the coding sequence ATGACAAAGAAACTCGAGGAATTATTACAGCAAGCGAGAAATCTGATCAGCACAGGTAGTTGGGATGAGGCCACTAATTTATTAAATTTATTAAAGAAGGAATATCCACTATCGCCTCTCGTTGCAAGATTGTGGTGCTCACTTGCAAGCCGAACAGGGCGAGTGGCTGATGTACCGGTGTATGCGGCCAAGATCTATGTACATGTACAAGATGACGTGCATAAAGCCCGTTGGGCATTAATAATGGGAATAGCAAACTTTACTTTATTAAATTTGGCCACGGCTCAAGCCAATTTTTCTTGCGCATTGGAACATCTCATTGGACTAATTAAAGCCGGTAAAGTACCCAAAAAGCGGGAACAGTCGAAAGCACGATCTAATGTTGTCAATATATTTGCTTCTGGAGCAGCGGAACAGCTGTTATGGAAGACTTGTGCAGAGTTGGCGTCACTCAGGATTCAAGCATTTCCGTTTGCAGGAACGTTGTTGGGAATTGTGCGCAACGGCCGCTTATTAGATTTTGACAAGGATCTGGATATTGGTGTATGGGTTGAGTCGTTAGACACTTGCTGTGATGCGTTAGAAAAAATGGGTTGGTCCAGGATAACGACGGGGATTACGTATAGTAATTACCGTGACTATGTGCATTCAGAAATAGGCGTTACATTGGATGTATGTGGATTGCAACAGAGTAATGAGACACGGATAGTAGGCGGGTTTATGCTGCCCAATCGTCCCGCAGCATATCAGCGGGTTTCTGTGTACCCTGTTTTTAATCTGATCCAGCGCGAAACTGCATTTGGAAATGTATGGTTTCCACAACAGCCTGAAAAAATTCTAACGGCATTTTATGGTGATTGGCGAACACCGAATCCATACTGGGATTCGGTGATATCGGCACCTAATCTCGAACATTATACTTTACTCGTTCAATGCTACGCATATAGCCGTCTTGTACAGCACTGGTTATCGGGAGATCTTGCAAAGGCATGGTGTTATGCCCAGCAAATCGGCTTGAAGGATCCGGATGATGTGTTAATACTGCGTAGCCGTCAATGGTTAGAAAAGACAATGTCACAATTAAATCAGGAGATACCCGCTTGGCCGCAGAATCGACGGAGGCGTCGTATATATACACGCATGGTAGCGGATTTATTTCATGAAGGGCATGTTAATTTCTTGCGTGCTGCGCGCGCATTGGGCGAACATTTGACTGTTTGTATCGTGCCAGATGAGCATGTACGGAAGAATAAAGGAAAGTGCCCGGTAATGCGACAGGCAGAACGCATGGCACTTGTTTCGGCCTGTAGGTACGTTGATATGGTCATTGCGGATAGCCCATTAAATACGACTGTGGAGTTTATGCAGACGCATGATTTTGATTTATACGTGTTCGCTTGTGCCTCTGAAAATGAGCGTGTAGAAAAATATAAGCGATGCGCGCTACTACCATCACATATGGTTCATGAGATTGACTATACCCCCGGTATTTCAACCTCTGATCTCGTGATACGCATTTTGAATGGTGCCGGTATTCCAGATGCAGATCTGATACCGCCTGTGAGCTAG
- a CDS encoding DUF1269 domain-containing protein yields the protein MRRIYFLAPDIAITKQIVDELLMARIEERRIHVIAKRGTPLENLPEANLLQKSDFIPAVEQGLAIGGSTGILAGLVAVVLPPASTVIAGGVLLATTLAGAGVGAWVSGMVGMTVGNRRIKQFEEAIEAGQFLVLVDVSSERIDEIEKCVRQHLPKVEIEGTEPKVPAFP from the coding sequence ATGCGACGAATTTATTTTCTGGCTCCAGATATTGCGATTACTAAACAAATTGTTGATGAACTGCTTATGGCGCGCATTGAAGAGCGACGTATTCACGTAATTGCCAAACGTGGTACACCACTAGAAAACTTACCTGAGGCCAACCTTTTGCAGAAAAGCGATTTTATTCCGGCAGTAGAGCAAGGCCTAGCAATAGGTGGGTCAACTGGAATATTAGCAGGATTGGTTGCAGTTGTTTTGCCACCCGCTTCAACGGTAATTGCAGGCGGTGTTTTATTGGCAACCACGCTTGCAGGTGCAGGTGTAGGTGCGTGGGTAAGCGGTATGGTAGGGATGACTGTTGGTAATAGACGGATTAAACAATTTGAGGAAGCAATTGAAGCCGGTCAGTTCCTGGTATTGGTTGATGTGTCGTCTGAGCGAATCGATGAAATAGAAAAATGCGTGAGACAACATTTACCTAAGGTGGAAATTGAAGGTACAGAGCCAAAGGTACCGGCGTTTCCCTGA